One window from the genome of Pseudonocardia hierapolitana encodes:
- a CDS encoding DeoR/GlpR family DNA-binding transcription regulator produces MLAAQRRDLLLERLRVDGRLVAKDLAVELGVSEDSVRRDLRELAAAGLCQRVYGGALPISPAIADVAGRERVEPASKERVAAAAARLVVPGCTVIIDGGTTALAVTRALPLDLAATVVTHSPTVASALVDHRDVEVFLLGGRLFKHSLVTCGAAAVEAAQGVIADLFLLGVTGVHHEAGLTTGDADEAAMKRALARRAADTYVLASAEKIGAASRFAVLPLSDVTALVTDADPAAPAVRDLTAAGVQLVS; encoded by the coding sequence ATGCTCGCCGCGCAGCGCCGTGACCTGCTCCTCGAACGCCTCCGCGTGGACGGACGCCTGGTCGCGAAGGACCTCGCCGTCGAGCTCGGCGTCTCCGAGGACAGCGTTCGCCGCGACCTGCGCGAGCTCGCCGCCGCAGGGCTCTGCCAGCGGGTCTACGGCGGAGCTCTGCCGATCTCGCCCGCCATCGCCGACGTCGCGGGGCGGGAGCGCGTCGAGCCGGCGAGCAAGGAGCGGGTCGCCGCCGCGGCGGCCCGGCTCGTCGTCCCGGGGTGCACGGTGATCATCGACGGCGGCACCACCGCGCTCGCAGTCACCCGCGCATTGCCGCTCGACCTCGCGGCCACCGTCGTCACGCACAGCCCGACGGTGGCCTCCGCGCTCGTCGACCACCGCGACGTCGAGGTGTTCCTGCTCGGCGGGCGGCTGTTCAAGCATTCGCTGGTGACGTGCGGCGCGGCGGCGGTCGAAGCGGCGCAGGGGGTCATCGCCGACCTGTTCCTGCTCGGCGTCACCGGTGTGCACCACGAGGCGGGACTCACCACCGGCGACGCCGACGAGGCCGCCATGAAGCGCGCTCTCGCCCGCCGCGCCGCCGACACGTACGTGCTCGCGAGTGCGGAGAAGATCGGGGCGGCGTCGCGGTTCGCGGTGCTGCCGCTCAGCGACGTCACGGCGCTCGTCACCGATGCGGACCCGGCCGCACCCGCGGTGCGCGACCTGACGGCCGCCGGCGTTCAGCTCGTGTCCTGA
- a CDS encoding purine-cytosine permease family protein — protein MAAHVGVDDYALTRVPAAARHSWWTVAVQRFGQVSALSQFLLGSTLGFGMGFWDAFLAFTFGAVILELVSIGVGIIGSREGLQTSLLTRWTGFGHGGSAVVGVAIGISLIGWFGIQSGVSAEGLVSLIGVLPSWAWSLLFGLAVTFIVLWGFASMKWVAYLTVPSFLVLVAWSIGSELFDHDFGTLVASAPPGPSLSLLEGTTLVAGGFIVGAVITPDLTRFNRSAADVVKQTVVGFTVGEYLIGMSGVLLAHAIRSDDIIAIVTSSVGWVGTLVIILGTLKINDWNLYSSGLGVVNFVGTVFGKHVNRAMVTLVLGVIGSVLAAGGILDSFIGFLTVLGVAFPPIAGIMVAEYFVVKQWRPDLERSRAAGTVPETAPTWVPATLVIWLGAALIGHFVSWGLPSINSLAAAFVLYVVAGKLGLVRGVGVSRTIDSFQPVDQKESV, from the coding sequence GTGGCAGCACATGTGGGTGTCGACGACTACGCGCTCACCCGCGTCCCGGCCGCAGCACGCCATTCCTGGTGGACCGTCGCGGTGCAACGGTTCGGGCAGGTCTCGGCGCTGAGCCAGTTCCTGCTGGGCTCCACGCTCGGGTTCGGAATGGGCTTCTGGGACGCGTTCCTCGCGTTCACGTTCGGCGCGGTGATCCTCGAGCTGGTCTCGATCGGCGTCGGGATCATCGGCAGCCGCGAGGGCCTGCAGACCTCGTTGCTCACCCGCTGGACCGGGTTCGGCCATGGCGGCAGCGCCGTGGTCGGGGTGGCGATCGGGATCTCGCTGATCGGCTGGTTCGGCATCCAGTCCGGTGTCTCGGCGGAAGGACTGGTCAGCCTGATCGGCGTGCTGCCGTCGTGGGCGTGGTCGCTGCTCTTCGGGCTGGCGGTCACCTTCATCGTGCTGTGGGGCTTCGCCTCGATGAAATGGGTGGCCTACCTGACGGTGCCGTCATTCCTCGTCCTGGTCGCGTGGTCGATCGGCAGCGAGCTCTTCGACCACGACTTCGGCACGCTCGTCGCCTCCGCCCCGCCCGGGCCGAGCCTCTCCCTGCTGGAGGGCACCACGCTCGTCGCGGGCGGCTTCATCGTCGGCGCCGTGATCACCCCCGACCTGACGCGGTTCAACCGCAGCGCGGCCGACGTCGTCAAGCAGACGGTCGTCGGGTTCACCGTGGGTGAGTACCTCATCGGGATGTCGGGCGTGCTGCTGGCCCACGCCATCCGCTCCGACGACATCATCGCGATCGTGACGTCCTCGGTCGGCTGGGTCGGCACGCTCGTGATCATCCTGGGGACGCTGAAGATCAACGACTGGAACCTCTACAGCTCCGGGCTCGGCGTCGTGAACTTCGTCGGCACGGTGTTCGGCAAACACGTCAACCGCGCGATGGTGACCCTGGTCCTCGGCGTGATCGGCAGCGTGCTGGCCGCCGGCGGGATCCTCGACAGCTTCATCGGCTTCCTCACCGTGCTCGGCGTGGCCTTCCCGCCGATCGCCGGGATCATGGTGGCCGAGTACTTCGTGGTGAAGCAGTGGCGGCCGGACCTGGAGCGCTCCCGCGCCGCGGGCACCGTGCCCGAGACGGCGCCGACCTGGGTCCCCGCCACACTCGTCATCTGGCTCGGCGCCGCGCTGATCGGCCACTTCGTCAGCTGGGGCCTGCCCAGCATCAACTCGCTCGCCGCCGCGTTCGTGCTCTACGTCGTGGCGGGCAAGCTCGGCCTGGTCCGCGGCGTCGGGGTCAGCCGCACGATCGACAGCTTCCAGCCCGTGGACCAGAAAGAGAGCGTCTGA
- the xerD gene encoding site-specific tyrosine recombinase XerD, which yields MGARPGDVVEAFLHHLAVERGSAANTLAAYRSDLARYLDHLRARDLDDLAAVRESDVAAFVPALRSPPLNLAASSAARALAAVRGLHRFAVRDDLVPVDVARDVVPPALPARLPRALSVDQVEQLLAGCIGDGPGALRDRALLELLYSTGARISEAVGTDLDDLDTNARTVLLRGKGGKQRVVPVGRPALTAVDAYLVRARPALATRGRGSPALLLNARGGRLSRQSAWHVLRGAAEASGLTAEVSPHTLRHCFATHLLAGGADVRVVQELLGHASVSTTQVYTHVTVDTLREVYATSHPRALR from the coding sequence GTGGGTGCGCGGCCGGGTGACGTCGTCGAGGCCTTCCTGCACCACCTCGCCGTCGAGCGGGGGAGTGCGGCCAACACGCTGGCCGCGTACCGCTCCGACCTCGCCCGCTACCTCGACCACCTGCGGGCCCGTGACCTCGACGACCTGGCCGCGGTGCGGGAGTCCGACGTGGCGGCGTTCGTCCCGGCGCTGCGCAGCCCGCCCCTGAACCTGGCCGCGTCGTCGGCGGCGCGGGCGCTCGCCGCGGTGCGCGGGCTGCACAGGTTCGCCGTGCGGGACGACCTCGTGCCGGTCGACGTCGCCCGCGACGTCGTGCCACCCGCGCTGCCGGCGCGGCTGCCGCGGGCGCTGTCGGTCGACCAGGTCGAGCAGCTGCTGGCCGGCTGCATCGGCGACGGGCCGGGCGCGCTCCGAGACCGCGCGCTGCTGGAGCTGCTGTACTCGACCGGCGCCCGGATCTCCGAAGCGGTCGGGACCGACCTCGACGACCTCGACACCAATGCGCGCACGGTGCTGCTGCGCGGCAAGGGTGGCAAGCAGCGCGTGGTGCCGGTCGGGCGGCCCGCGCTCACCGCCGTCGACGCGTACCTGGTGCGGGCTCGCCCCGCGCTCGCCACCCGCGGGCGCGGGAGCCCTGCGCTGCTGCTCAACGCGCGCGGGGGACGGCTGTCGCGGCAGAGCGCGTGGCACGTCCTGCGCGGTGCCGCCGAGGCGTCCGGGCTCACCGCCGAGGTCTCCCCGCACACGCTGCGGCACTGCTTCGCGACGCACCTGCTCGCCGGTGGCGCGGACGTCCGGGTCGTGCAGGAGCTGCTCGGCCACGCCTCGGTGAGCACCACCCAGGTCTACACCCACGTCACGGTGGACACGCTGCGCGAGGTCTACGCCACCTCCCACCCCCGCGCCCTGCGCTGA
- a CDS encoding DUF4406 domain-containing protein, which translates to MPTSLMVLIAGPYRSGTEDDPGLMAANLARLEEAAWPLFRAGHVPMIGEWVALPVLRSAGATGVTDPLAERVMYPTAQRLLQHCDGVLRLPGKSKGADQDVAIARERGIPVWHRLEDVPGCG; encoded by the coding sequence ATGCCGACTTCACTGATGGTTCTGATCGCCGGTCCCTACCGTTCCGGCACCGAGGACGATCCCGGCCTCATGGCCGCCAACCTGGCCCGCCTGGAGGAGGCGGCGTGGCCACTGTTCCGGGCCGGGCACGTGCCGATGATCGGAGAGTGGGTCGCGCTCCCCGTCCTGCGCAGCGCCGGCGCGACCGGCGTCACCGATCCCCTCGCTGAGCGGGTCATGTACCCGACCGCTCAGCGGCTGCTGCAGCACTGCGACGGGGTCCTGCGCCTCCCCGGGAAGTCGAAGGGCGCCGACCAGGACGTGGCGATCGCCCGCGAGCGCGGGATCCCGGTATGGCACCGCCTGGAGGACGTGCCCGGTTGCGGGTGA
- a CDS encoding hydantoinase/oxoprolinase N-terminal domain-containing protein: MRIGIDVGGTNTDAVLMDGDRVLAAVKAATTPDVTSGIVTALDGLQAGHPFPPADVQAVMIGTTHFINALVQARDLAPTAALRLGLPATASLPPMVDWPGRLVEAIAGRAYLAHGGHEFDGRPISALDEDELRRHAADMAANGVRSVAISSVFSPVNTEFEVRAAELVAEVIGPDVPVSLSHEIGRVGLLERENATIINAALRELAAGIVDGLAASIAGHGITAPLYLSQNDGTLMDVEFARRYPVATFASGPTNSMRGAAVLSGLGTCAVVDVGGTTTDVGVLTGGFPREATVEVSVAGIRTNFRMPDVLSVGLGGGSLVRGSGTDTTVGPDSVGYRLTEQALVFGGNVLTATDVAVAAGRVEIGDSSLVAGLDPADVAAALERIATDVADVVDRMRISADPLPVVAVGGGSVLLPESFPGLGAVHRPEHFAVANAIGAAIAQVGGEVDRVFAIAPGRRDAAVDEARQEAVDRAVVAGADPATVEIVDFDEVPIPYLPGNATRIRCKAVGDLRIEQAAGRRA; encoded by the coding sequence ATGCGGATCGGGATCGACGTCGGGGGCACCAACACCGACGCGGTGCTCATGGACGGCGACCGGGTGCTCGCCGCGGTCAAGGCGGCCACCACGCCCGACGTCACCTCCGGCATCGTCACCGCGCTGGACGGGCTGCAGGCCGGGCACCCGTTCCCGCCGGCCGACGTGCAGGCGGTGATGATCGGCACCACGCACTTCATCAACGCGCTGGTGCAGGCGCGTGATCTCGCCCCGACGGCCGCACTGCGCCTCGGTCTGCCGGCGACGGCGTCGCTGCCGCCGATGGTCGACTGGCCGGGGCGCCTCGTGGAGGCGATCGCCGGGCGCGCCTACCTCGCCCACGGCGGCCACGAGTTCGACGGCCGCCCGATCTCCGCCCTCGACGAGGACGAGCTGCGCCGCCACGCCGCCGACATGGCCGCGAACGGCGTCCGCTCGGTGGCGATCTCGTCGGTGTTCTCCCCGGTCAACACCGAGTTCGAGGTGCGAGCCGCCGAGCTGGTCGCCGAGGTCATCGGCCCGGACGTCCCGGTCTCCCTCTCGCACGAGATCGGCCGTGTCGGCCTGCTCGAACGCGAGAACGCCACGATCATCAACGCGGCCCTGCGCGAGCTGGCCGCCGGCATCGTCGACGGGCTCGCCGCCTCCATCGCCGGTCACGGCATCACGGCGCCGCTCTACCTCAGCCAGAACGACGGCACGCTGATGGACGTCGAGTTCGCCCGCCGGTACCCGGTGGCGACGTTCGCGTCCGGCCCGACCAACTCGATGCGCGGCGCCGCGGTGCTGTCCGGGCTCGGCACCTGCGCAGTCGTCGACGTCGGCGGCACCACCACCGACGTCGGCGTGCTCACCGGCGGTTTCCCCCGCGAGGCCACGGTGGAGGTCAGCGTGGCCGGCATCCGCACCAACTTCCGCATGCCCGACGTGCTGTCGGTGGGTCTCGGCGGTGGCAGCCTGGTGCGGGGTTCCGGCACGGACACGACCGTCGGGCCCGACTCGGTCGGCTACCGCCTCACCGAGCAGGCGCTCGTGTTCGGCGGCAACGTCCTCACCGCCACCGACGTCGCCGTCGCGGCGGGGCGGGTGGAGATCGGCGACAGCTCCCTGGTTGCCGGCCTCGACCCGGCCGACGTCGCGGCGGCCCTCGAACGGATCGCCACGGACGTCGCCGACGTCGTGGACCGGATGCGGATCTCCGCCGACCCGCTGCCGGTCGTGGCCGTCGGCGGCGGCTCGGTGCTGCTGCCGGAGTCCTTCCCCGGCCTCGGCGCGGTTCACCGGCCGGAGCACTTCGCCGTGGCCAACGCCATCGGCGCGGCGATCGCGCAGGTGGGCGGGGAGGTCGACCGGGTGTTCGCGATCGCCCCCGGCCGGCGCGACGCCGCGGTCGACGAGGCCCGCCAGGAGGCCGTGGACCGCGCGGTGGTGGCCGGCGCCGACCCCGCCACCGTCGAGATCGTCGACTTCGACGAGGTGCCGATCCCCTACCTGCCCGGCAACGCCACCCGCATCCGCTGCAAGGCCGTCGGGGACCTGCGGATCGAGCAGGCGGCGGGACGGCGCGCGTGA
- a CDS encoding LLM class F420-dependent oxidoreductase, producing MRFGIFVPQGWRLDLVGIDAKDQWPTMKALAQRADAGPWESIWVYDHFHTVPAPTDEATHEAWTLMSALGAVTERVRLGQMCTCMSYRNPVYLAKVAATCDHVSGGRIEMGIGAGWYEHEWRAYGYGFPVARERLRMLDEGVQIMRQAWTEGTASLDGKHYQVDGAIVRPLPLQEGGIPLWIAGGGEQVTLKIAAKYAQYTNFIGTADVFSRKSEILKGHCDTVGTDYDAIVRSANFNVFIGETEADVQKRIDAAKARLEPYVGAERAESSIASWTLNGDSPTVGTPAQIVEKLGKFKELGLTYGIFNFHDSAYDLSGVELFEREVIPALR from the coding sequence ATGCGCTTCGGAATCTTCGTTCCCCAAGGCTGGCGCCTCGACCTCGTCGGCATCGACGCCAAGGACCAGTGGCCCACGATGAAGGCCCTCGCCCAGCGTGCCGACGCCGGGCCGTGGGAGTCGATCTGGGTCTACGACCACTTCCACACCGTCCCCGCCCCCACCGACGAGGCCACGCACGAGGCCTGGACGCTCATGTCGGCGCTCGGCGCCGTCACCGAGCGCGTGCGGCTCGGCCAGATGTGCACGTGCATGAGCTACCGCAACCCCGTCTACCTCGCGAAGGTCGCCGCCACCTGCGATCACGTCTCCGGCGGCCGCATCGAGATGGGCATCGGCGCGGGCTGGTACGAGCACGAGTGGCGCGCGTACGGCTACGGCTTCCCGGTCGCGCGGGAGCGGCTGCGGATGCTCGACGAGGGCGTGCAGATCATGCGGCAGGCCTGGACCGAGGGCACGGCCTCCCTCGACGGCAAGCACTACCAGGTGGACGGAGCCATCGTCCGCCCGCTGCCGCTGCAGGAGGGCGGCATCCCGCTCTGGATCGCCGGTGGCGGGGAGCAGGTCACCCTGAAGATCGCTGCGAAGTACGCGCAGTACACCAACTTCATCGGCACGGCCGACGTCTTCTCCCGCAAGTCGGAGATCCTCAAGGGGCACTGCGACACGGTCGGCACCGACTACGACGCGATCGTCCGGTCCGCCAACTTCAACGTCTTCATCGGCGAGACCGAGGCCGACGTGCAGAAGCGGATCGACGCCGCCAAGGCCCGCCTGGAGCCCTACGTCGGCGCAGAGAGGGCGGAGAGCTCCATCGCGAGCTGGACGCTGAACGGGGACAGCCCCACGGTCGGCACGCCCGCCCAGATCGTGGAGAAGCTCGGGAAGTTCAAGGAGCTGGGCCTGACCTACGGCATCTTCAACTTCCATGATTCCGCGTACGACCTGTCGGGCGTGGAGCTCTTCGAGCGTGAGGTGATCCCGGCGCTGCGCTGA